Proteins co-encoded in one Campylobacter concisus genomic window:
- a CDS encoding NifU family protein, with protein sequence MIPFSDEELLKPVSASLQKVLPMLENDGGGMELLGIKNGKIYVRLTGHCHGCAASTTTLKYGLERQLRMDIHPELEVVNIPIGEEFDIDRL encoded by the coding sequence ATGATCCCATTTAGCGATGAAGAACTTTTAAAACCAGTCAGTGCAAGTTTGCAAAAGGTATTACCGATGCTTGAAAATGATGGCGGTGGCATGGAGCTACTTGGCATAAAAAATGGCAAAATTTATGTAAGACTTACAGGGCATTGTCATGGATGTGCAGCTAGCACAACTACACTAAAATATGGACTCGAAAGACAACTTCGTATGGATATTCACCCAGAGCTTGAGGTCGTAAATATCCCGATTGGCGAGGAATTTGACATTGATAGATTATAA
- a CDS encoding UDP-N-acetylmuramoyl-L-alanyl-D-glutamate--2,6-diaminopimelate ligase yields MKISVENSFITDDSNECENGSFFVQTTANAKFAEAAVKNGAKIISLEECKKLLKIDESLKIVGITGTNGKTTTAAAIYETLRNLGKKCGLSGTRGAFIEGKQIDDKALTTSAILKTLSYLKAASEQDCEYFVMEVSSHAIAQKRIESLKFALKIFTNLTQDHLDYHKSMEEYARVKSSFFDDDCMKLINADDNGIKFNPKNAYTYSLKKPASFAPIVYGLKDGIDAVIKTPNGDVEIDSSLQGEFNLYNLIAALGAVYLLERPDTATLSKAISKFKGVSGRMEVVSTDPLVIVDFAHTPDGIEKVLNSLRHLNLIAVFGAGGDRDRTKRPKMGAIAQKYARICIVTSDNPRSEEPESIIDEICAGMSQNENLIRNANRKEAIALAISKLEPGWALVILGKGDEPYQEIKGVKHPFSDKEVVRELLKR; encoded by the coding sequence ATGAAAATATCAGTAGAAAATAGCTTCATAACAGATGACTCAAACGAGTGCGAAAATGGCTCATTTTTCGTGCAAACTACTGCAAATGCAAAATTTGCAGAGGCTGCGGTAAAAAATGGCGCTAAGATAATCAGCCTTGAAGAGTGCAAGAAGCTTTTAAAAATCGATGAAAGCTTAAAGATAGTTGGCATCACGGGCACAAATGGCAAGACCACAACGGCTGCTGCTATCTATGAGACTTTGCGAAATTTAGGCAAAAAATGCGGCCTAAGTGGCACAAGAGGGGCATTTATAGAGGGCAAGCAGATAGATGATAAGGCGCTTACGACGAGTGCCATTTTAAAGACCCTTTCTTACCTCAAAGCAGCCAGCGAGCAAGACTGCGAGTACTTTGTGATGGAGGTTAGCTCACACGCGATAGCTCAAAAGCGCATAGAGAGCTTGAAATTTGCTCTAAAAATTTTTACAAATTTGACTCAAGACCACCTCGACTACCACAAGAGCATGGAGGAGTACGCTAGGGTAAAGTCGAGCTTTTTTGATGATGATTGCATGAAGCTTATAAATGCTGATGATAATGGCATTAAATTTAACCCAAAAAACGCCTATACGTATTCGCTCAAAAAGCCAGCCAGCTTTGCGCCGATAGTTTATGGGTTAAAGGACGGCATAGACGCGGTTATCAAGACGCCAAATGGTGATGTGGAGATAGACTCAAGCTTGCAAGGTGAGTTTAATCTTTATAACCTAATCGCAGCCCTTGGCGCAGTTTACCTGCTAGAGCGCCCAGATACAGCCACACTTTCAAAGGCGATAAGCAAATTTAAAGGTGTTAGTGGCAGAATGGAAGTGGTTAGCACCGATCCGCTAGTCATCGTGGATTTTGCCCATACGCCAGATGGTATCGAGAAGGTGCTAAACTCGCTTAGACATCTAAATTTGATAGCTGTATTTGGCGCAGGCGGTGATAGAGATAGGACAAAGCGTCCAAAAATGGGAGCAATAGCCCAAAAATACGCAAGAATTTGTATCGTCACAAGTGACAATCCAAGAAGCGAAGAGCCAGAGAGCATAATAGATGAAATTTGTGCTGGTATGAGTCAAAATGAAAATTTGATACGAAACGCTAACCGCAAAGAGGCGATCGCACTAGCCATTAGCAAGCTAGAACCCGGCTGGGCGCTTGTCATACTTGGCAAAGGCGACGAGCCATATCAAGAGATAAAGGGCGTCAAGCACCCATTTAGCGACAAAGAAGTAGTAAGAGAGCTTTTAAAGAGGTAA
- the panD gene encoding aspartate 1-decarboxylase, whose product MNIEILASKIHRAVVTDANLNYVGSISIGEELIKAANLIENQKVEILDVNNGERFATYVIKGKKGEICLNGAAARKVCVGDVVIIVAYASMKFKKAKKFKPTIVHVNNKNEIIKE is encoded by the coding sequence ATGAATATAGAAATTTTAGCTAGTAAGATCCATAGAGCCGTCGTAACAGACGCAAATTTAAACTATGTTGGCTCGATCAGCATCGGCGAGGAGCTTATAAAAGCTGCAAATTTGATAGAAAATCAAAAGGTTGAAATTTTAGACGTAAATAATGGCGAGAGATTTGCCACCTATGTGATAAAAGGTAAAAAAGGCGAAATTTGCCTAAACGGCGCAGCTGCGAGAAAGGTCTGCGTGGGCGATGTGGTCATCATCGTGGCTTACGCTAGCATGAAATTTAAAAAGGCTAAGAAATTTAAGCCAACCATCGTGCACGTAAATAACAAAAACGAGATCATAAAGGAGTAG
- a CDS encoding YbaB/EbfC family nucleoid-associated protein: protein MFEGFDFSKMGQMLEDVQKQAKQMEEESKNKEFGAKSGGGLVSVRANGSGEILDISIDDSLLEDKESMQILLISAVNDVLKSVEADKKNTASRMLGGLASMGIK from the coding sequence ATGTTTGAGGGATTTGACTTTTCAAAGATGGGGCAGATGCTTGAGGATGTGCAAAAGCAGGCCAAGCAGATGGAAGAAGAGAGCAAAAATAAAGAATTTGGAGCAAAAAGTGGTGGCGGACTTGTAAGCGTGAGAGCAAACGGCAGTGGCGAGATACTTGATATTAGCATAGATGATAGCTTGCTTGAAGATAAAGAGAGTATGCAAATTTTACTAATAAGCGCCGTAAATGACGTGCTAAAATCAGTTGAGGCCGATAAGAAAAACACCGCTTCAAGGATGCTTGGCGGCCTTGCTTCGATGGGGATAAAATGA